A single window of Drosophila suzukii chromosome 3, CBGP_Dsuzu_IsoJpt1.0, whole genome shotgun sequence DNA harbors:
- the AIMP2 gene encoding probable aminoacyl tRNA synthase complex-interacting multifunctional protein 2 isoform X2 — protein sequence MYELKTLLPQFDIKLPTCMYPLKNVSLAADSLASGSSTSTPASTSSCDDTASVAARQEKVLKQLEDLKAQLGQIRAGLGVCGKTFQHTTAFQNGGLKEVPLQDVVINGHPNFIPYALLALKNAWRDLYTIDVKTFTHSTMADIGPAAREFEANLAKVPVNPALPKINVTLIWKNCEHTEMISSPTMYVPIYGEVNIIRYLGRVGPAEYRYEGSPLCNEIDLVLDICYQLLRCNTHKTQVAMVRLLDKRLQQQQYFGGSQMSVADIGVYSSLIRLTGVTDKDLTPALLAWRKRAKLVAQI from the exons ATGTACGAACTAAAGACCCTGCTGCCGCAATTCGACATCAAGCTGCCCACCTGCATGTATCCCCTGAAGAATGTGAGCCTGGCGGCGGATTCCTTGGCCAGTGGCTCCTCCACATCCACACCCGCGTCCACATCATCATGC GACGACACGGCTTCGGTGGCTGCCCGCCAAGAGAAGGTTCTCAAGCAGCTGGAGGACCTCAAGGCGCAACTGGGACAGATTCGGGCCGGACTCGGAGTCTGTGGCAAGACCTTCCAGCACACGACTGCCTTCCAGAATGGAGGCTTAAAGGAG GTTCCCCTGCAAGATGTTGTTATCAATGGACATCCCAACTTCATCCCCTATGCCTTGTTGGCCTTGAAAAACGCTTGGAGGGATCTGTACACGATTGATGTCAAGACCTTCACGCACTCCACTATGGCCGATATTGGACCAGCCGCTCGGGAATTCGAAGCTAACTTGGCTAAAGTTCCAGTTAACCCGGCTCTGCCGAAGATCAATGTGACGCTCATTTGGAAGAACT GCGAACACACCGAAATGATCAGCTCGCCCACGATGTACGTGCCCATCTACGGAGAGGTGAACATCATCAGGTACCTGGGTCGAGTGGGTCCCGCCGAATATCGTTACGAGGGCTCTCCCCTGTGCAATGAGATCGACCTCGTCCTGGACATTTGCTACCAACTGCTGCGCTGCAACACTCACAAAACGCAGGTGGCCATGGTGCGCCTGCTGGACAAGcgactgcagcagcagcagtattTCGGCGGCTCCCAGATGTCGGTGGCCGATATCGGTGTCTACAGCTCACTGATACGATTGACCGGAGTAACCGATAAGGACCTGACGCCAGCGCTCCTGGCATGGCGAAAACGGGCGAAGCTCGTGGctcaaatttaa
- the AIMP2 gene encoding probable aminoacyl tRNA synthase complex-interacting multifunctional protein 2 isoform X1 — MYELKTLLPQFDIKLPTCMYPLKNVSLAADSLASGSSTSTPASTSSCKSEASGISKTSRNAATCALDLDSLGRQIQQLLKDDTASVAARQEKVLKQLEDLKAQLGQIRAGLGVCGKTFQHTTAFQNGGLKEVPLQDVVINGHPNFIPYALLALKNAWRDLYTIDVKTFTHSTMADIGPAAREFEANLAKVPVNPALPKINVTLIWKNCEHTEMISSPTMYVPIYGEVNIIRYLGRVGPAEYRYEGSPLCNEIDLVLDICYQLLRCNTHKTQVAMVRLLDKRLQQQQYFGGSQMSVADIGVYSSLIRLTGVTDKDLTPALLAWRKRAKLVAQI, encoded by the exons ATGTACGAACTAAAGACCCTGCTGCCGCAATTCGACATCAAGCTGCCCACCTGCATGTATCCCCTGAAGAATGTGAGCCTGGCGGCGGATTCCTTGGCCAGTGGCTCCTCCACATCCACACCCGCGTCCACATCATCATGC AAATCGGAGGCCAGCGGGATCAGCAAAACAAGCCGAAACGCAGCCACATGTGCACTTGATTTGGACTCTTTAGGCCGACAAATACAGCAACTGCTAAAG GACGACACGGCTTCGGTGGCTGCCCGCCAAGAGAAGGTTCTCAAGCAGCTGGAGGACCTCAAGGCGCAACTGGGACAGATTCGGGCCGGACTCGGAGTCTGTGGCAAGACCTTCCAGCACACGACTGCCTTCCAGAATGGAGGCTTAAAGGAG GTTCCCCTGCAAGATGTTGTTATCAATGGACATCCCAACTTCATCCCCTATGCCTTGTTGGCCTTGAAAAACGCTTGGAGGGATCTGTACACGATTGATGTCAAGACCTTCACGCACTCCACTATGGCCGATATTGGACCAGCCGCTCGGGAATTCGAAGCTAACTTGGCTAAAGTTCCAGTTAACCCGGCTCTGCCGAAGATCAATGTGACGCTCATTTGGAAGAACT GCGAACACACCGAAATGATCAGCTCGCCCACGATGTACGTGCCCATCTACGGAGAGGTGAACATCATCAGGTACCTGGGTCGAGTGGGTCCCGCCGAATATCGTTACGAGGGCTCTCCCCTGTGCAATGAGATCGACCTCGTCCTGGACATTTGCTACCAACTGCTGCGCTGCAACACTCACAAAACGCAGGTGGCCATGGTGCGCCTGCTGGACAAGcgactgcagcagcagcagtattTCGGCGGCTCCCAGATGTCGGTGGCCGATATCGGTGTCTACAGCTCACTGATACGATTGACCGGAGTAACCGATAAGGACCTGACGCCAGCGCTCCTGGCATGGCGAAAACGGGCGAAGCTCGTGGctcaaatttaa